In Gloeocapsa sp. PCC 73106, the following proteins share a genomic window:
- a CDS encoding SPFH domain-containing protein → MPKFFLSSLISRLIVISLAVSSTGCGLIPGTSIKTIEPGYTGLKIQLYGDQAGVQNATVITGGRVWYNGYTEKVVSFPTFVKQYSFTKDAAEGSPNNEEIVFSVGGVSVASDIGVLYGFIPGEQLKIYYAKYRVDADTFRASLLRTELRNCFSESAESLSLIPSDLPFSQQKLLSKVTDCLRVRFPTVNIDSISLLSPFRLPTEIQDAINAQYKARQDAQTAIANQTKAEAEAKAQVAKAKGEAQANLEKAKGEAAAGIAIAEGEAKANEILRQSITPEIIKLRELEIQEIEVNKWNGIRPGITIQSPNAQIGNPVP, encoded by the coding sequence ATGCCTAAGTTTTTTTTGTCAAGCCTTATTTCTCGTCTGATTGTAATTAGTCTAGCCGTAAGTAGCACAGGATGTGGTCTAATACCCGGGACGAGTATAAAAACGATCGAACCAGGATATACAGGGCTCAAGATTCAACTGTATGGTGATCAAGCGGGTGTACAAAATGCTACCGTGATTACTGGCGGTCGCGTTTGGTACAACGGTTACACCGAAAAAGTGGTATCTTTTCCTACCTTTGTTAAGCAGTATAGCTTTACCAAAGATGCTGCTGAAGGTAGTCCCAATAACGAAGAAATAGTTTTTAGCGTTGGTGGTGTCAGCGTCGCTTCTGATATCGGAGTTTTGTATGGTTTTATTCCGGGAGAACAACTTAAAATTTACTACGCTAAATATCGCGTTGATGCAGATACTTTTCGCGCCAGTTTACTTCGTACTGAACTAAGAAACTGCTTCAGCGAGAGTGCTGAGAGTTTGAGTCTAATTCCTTCGGATTTACCTTTTAGTCAACAAAAACTACTGAGCAAAGTTACTGACTGTCTACGCGTTAGATTTCCCACGGTAAATATTGATAGTATCAGTCTGCTGAGTCCTTTTCGACTACCGACGGAAATTCAAGACGCGATTAACGCTCAATATAAAGCGCGTCAGGATGCTCAAACGGCGATCGCTAATCAAACTAAAGCTGAAGCAGAAGCAAAAGCCCAGGTTGCCAAAGCTAAAGGTGAAGCACAAGCAAATCTAGAAAAAGCCAAAGGTGAAGCCGCAGCTGGAATAGCGATCGCCGAGGGTGAAGCAAAAGCTAACGAAATTTTGCGGCAATCTATCACTCCGGAAATCATCAAACTGCGGGAGTTAGAGATT